The proteins below are encoded in one region of Lactuca sativa cultivar Salinas chromosome 3, Lsat_Salinas_v11, whole genome shotgun sequence:
- the LOC111879081 gene encoding uncharacterized protein LOC111879081 has translation MFVEEHVARFLHIIGNDMRNTMVSFMYGHAKSITSRCFHRVLRAVVALESYYIQQPKGDVVSKEIQEKNRFYPYFKNCVGAIDGTHVHLTYVLTGWEGTASDSRIMKDALKRDDKLLIPKGRYYLVDACLPHTLELMTSYRERAFGVLKRRFPIVRSTLEPFYSCDTQSDIFVACCILQNFLLAEDRDKKLEYEVLQEVLDEQPQQVRHDVNNERVYSNEAEELRNAITTQIWDDYSLKPNNEMDMSN, from the exons ATGTTTGTTGAAGAACATGTTGCAAGGTTTCTGCACATCATAGGTAACGATATGAGAAACACCATGGTCTCTTTCATGTATGGACACGCTAAATCTATAACAAGTAGGTGCTTCCATAGAGTTCTTCGTGCGGTTGTAGCATTAGAAAGTTACTACATTCAACAACCTAAAGGTGATGTTGTCTCGAAAGAAATTCAAGAGAAAAATAGATTTTATCCCTACTTCAAGAATTGTGTAGGGGCAATTGATGGGACACATGTTCAT TTAACGTACGTTTTAACCGGGTGGGAGGGTACTGCCTCTGACTCAAGGATAATGAAAGATGCACTTAAAAGAGACGATAAGCTACTAATTCCTAAGG GACGATATTATTTGGTAGACGCCTGTTTGCCTCATACCCTTGAACTAATGACATCATATAGAG AACGGGCATTTGGTGTTCTAAAAAGAAGGTTCCCAATCGTTAGAAGTACACTGGAACCTTTTTACTCGTGTGACACACAATCGGACATTTTTGTGGCATGTTGCATCTTACAAAATTTTTTACTCGCCGAAGACCGTGACAAAAAACTTGAATATGAAGTCTTACAAGAGGTGTTGGATGAACAACCACAACAAGTGAGACATGATGTTAATAACGAACGCGTGTATAGTAACGAAGCTGAGGAATTGAGGAACGCTATTACAACTCAAATATGGGATGATTACTCGTTGAAACCAAACAATGAAATGGATATGTCTAATTAG